The Sphingobacteriales bacterium DNA segment ACGGCGGTAGTGAGTGCCAATGTGCCTTCAGAGCCGGCGAGCAATTTGCATACATTAAAAGGTTGTATATCATCTTCCGAAAAACATTCCGAAAACAGCAGCGCATCTAAGGCATATCCGGTATTGCGGCGGCTTACGTTTTCGTTGGGAAATTCACTGATAATTTCACTCTGATTGGTTTCATCGCACAATATTTCGTTCATAGCGCGATAAATAGCTCCTTCGCTGTTGTTGAGGTGGCATTTTTCGGTGAGTTGCGCTTTGTTCAGTGGCATAAAATGCGCTTCGCTGCCATCGCGTAATAATGCTTTGGCTTCGAGGAGGTGGTCGCGGGTAGAGCCGTATTTAATAGATGTAGAACCGCAGGAATTATTGCCCACCATACCGCCAATCATGCAGCGATTGGAAGTGGAAGTATCCGGCGCAAAAAACAAACCTTTATCTTTCAGAAACAAATTTAGTTCGTCGCGCACCACACCCGGCTGCACCCATACCCAACGTTCTGCTTCGTTCAATTCCAGAATTTGAGTGAAATATTTTGAAAAATCTACCACTATTCCGTTTCCTACGCACTGCCCCGCCAAAGAAGTACCAGCGGTACGCGGGATAAGCCCCATACTTTGCTCGGAAGCAAAAGTTATCAGGAGTTTTAAATCGTGGTCGTTTTTGGGAAAAGCCACAGCAAAGGGCATTTCGCGATATACCGAAGCATCAGTAGCGTAAAGGGTACGCATCAATGTATCATCGTACAATTCTCCTTGAAAAAACTGGCGGAGTGATGCCAAAGATGCGGAGGTGTTTTTCTCTGAAGTTGCTTTTTTTGACACGGGGTTCGTTGACTAAGTAAAAAATCAGTAATAACAAAAAGTAAAGGATATTCGCCATTATGAGCCGCACTAAGGACAAGGAATATCAAATTATCCGGACTAATTACGTTCAGTGTGTGGGCACAAAAATAGAAAACTTTATCGTAATGCGCAGAATATAGGCTAATTATTTTATTGACTTTGTATCAAAGGATTTTGGGGGGTTGGCAGGTGAGTTTATAATATTTTATTTATTTATCATAAACTTCGCCTTTGGCAGCGCGCAGGGTGTTGAGTAGCAGCATTGCTACTGTCATTTGTCCTACACCTCCGGGTACCGGCGTAAGGTATGCGGCTTTTTGTGCTACCTGTTCAAAATTAACATCGCCTTTGAGGCGCACGCCGCTTTTGGTATCGGAAGCCGGAACGTAGGTGCTGCCTACATCTATTACTACGGCTCCTTCTTTTATCATATCTGCTCCTACCCATTCGGGTTTGCCCATTGCTACTATCAAAATATCGGCGGCTCGCGTGTAGTCTGTCAAATTTTGGGTGCGACTGTGGCATAAAGTAACAGTGGCATTGGCAAAATTTTTATTGCGCGACATCAAAATACTCATCGGAGTTCCTACGATATTGCTTCGCCCTACAATCACGCAATGTTTTCCGGCGGTCGGTATATCATAAAATTTCAGCATTTCCATAATTCCTTGCGGAGTAGCGGGCAGATAACAGGGCATATCCAACATCATACGCCCTACATTGACGGGGTGAAAACCGTCCACGTCCTTAGCGGGGGCAATTGCAAGATTGACGCGCTCGGCATTGATATGCGGCGGCAGGGGCAACTGCACAATGAAACCATCTATATCAGCGGCTTGGTTGAGTTGTTGTACTTGCTCCAGCAAAAACGCTTCGCTGATGCTGTCGTCAAAATGGAGTAAGGTAGAATCAAAGCCCACCGCTTGGCAGGAGGCGATTTTGTTTTTGATATAAGAAGTACTACCGCCATCATTGCCCACCCATATTGCCGCCAAATGCGGCGGACGCGGCAGGGCTGCAACAGCTTCTTTGATATTTGCCTTGAAATAATCGGCTACGCGTTTTCCGTCTAAAAGTTGCATATATTCAAATAAAACGAACAGCTAAGGTAAAACTTTTCTGCTAATAAACAGTGCCTTTTTATAAACCTGACAGATATTTACGGCACAATATTTTAATAGCAAACAAAGGATAAAAAAATGGACGTGATCTTTTATCCCGTCCATTTTTGTTTTATTTTTTATTAAAAAAAACAATTCAAATATCTGTTATTCTTCATCCGGAATTTTCAGGTCTTTCACAATCAACTGTAGATTTTTATTACCTCTGAATTCATTTTCTACTACCTGATAACAAATATCAAAAATGCCTTCTTTTACCACTTCAAATTTTTCCGACATATTAAAACCAATGCCTTCCATGGGTGCAGAGCCGTTTTGTACTACCTGCAATTTGATATGGCTACGCTCCTGCCCTACCAATGCCGACACGCCGGAATCGCGCACATGGCGGCTGATGAATACGGGATTGAGGTTGCCGGGACCAAAGGGGTTGAACTGATTGAGGATTTTGTAAAACTGCGGATTAAGTTCGTCTATTTCTAATTCGGCATCAATCAATACTTCCGGCATGAGCAATTTCTCGGCAATTTGCTCATTCACTACTTCTTCAAAACGCTGAATAAAAGCAGGTACATTGGCTTCTTCTATCGTCATACCGGCGGCATATTTGTGACCGCCATATTGTATGAGCAAATCTTCGCAAGATGTAAGCGCGTTGTAGATGTCGAAACCTTTTACGGAACGAGCCGAACCTGCCACTTTGCCGTTGTCGTTGGTTAAAATAATCGTGGGGCGATAGTAAGTTTCGGTCAGCCGCGAAGCCACGATACCAATTACACCTTTGTGCCAG contains these protein-coding regions:
- a CDS encoding bifunctional 5,10-methylenetetrahydrofolate dehydrogenase/5,10-methenyltetrahydrofolate cyclohydrolase, producing the protein MQLLDGKRVADYFKANIKEAVAALPRPPHLAAIWVGNDGGSTSYIKNKIASCQAVGFDSTLLHFDDSISEAFLLEQVQQLNQAADIDGFIVQLPLPPHINAERVNLAIAPAKDVDGFHPVNVGRMMLDMPCYLPATPQGIMEMLKFYDIPTAGKHCVIVGRSNIVGTPMSILMSRNKNFANATVTLCHSRTQNLTDYTRAADILIVAMGKPEWVGADMIKEGAVVIDVGSTYVPASDTKSGVRLKGDVNFEQVAQKAAYLTPVPGGVGQMTVAMLLLNTLRAAKGEVYDK